One Vigna unguiculata cultivar IT97K-499-35 chromosome 7, ASM411807v1, whole genome shotgun sequence genomic region harbors:
- the LOC114190058 gene encoding protein MOR1 isoform X1: MSEEEKLLKEAKKLPWEDRLFHKNWKVRNEANIDLASLCDSITDPKDSRIREFGHFFKKTVADSNAPVQEKALDALIAYLRAADADAGRYGKEVCDAVVAKCLTGRPKTVEKAQAVFMLWVELEAVDAFLDAMEKAIKNKVAKAVVPAIDVMFQALSEFGAKIVPPKRILKMLPELFDHQDQNVRASSKGLTLELCRWIGKDSVKSILFEKMRDTMKKELEAELVNVTGTAKPTRKIRSEQDKEPEQEAVSEVVGPGPTEDSGNDAPQEIDEYELVDPVDILTPLEKSGFWDGVKATKWSERKEAVAELTKLASTKRISPGDFSEVCRTLKKLITDVNIAVAVEAVQAIGNLARGLRTHFSASSRFLLPVLLEKLKEKKPALAEALIQTLQAMQKAGCISLIDIIEDVKTATKNKVPLVRSLSLTWVTFCIETSNKGVITKVHKDYVPICMECLNDGTPEVRDAAFSALAAIAKSVGMRPLERSLEKLDDVRRKKLSEMISGSEDAVPGGSSAASVHNTRASASSAETSESAFVKRSAASMLSGKRPVQSAAVPKKGAAVKSGTNKKTDGVAQVKASKSIEQPEDVEPTEMSLEEIESRIGSLIQSDTIALLKSAVWKERLEAISSLKQQVEGLQDLNQSVEILIHLLCTLPGWGEKNVQVQQQVIEVVNHIGSTAAKFPKKCAVLCLSGLSERVADIKTRAHAMKCLSTLCEAVGPGFIFERLYKIMKEHKNPKVLSEGILWMVSAVEDFGVSHIKLKDLIDFLKDTGLQSSNAATRNASIKLLGVLHRFVGPDIKGFLTDVKPALLSALDTEYEKNPFEGASVVAKRTVRTSDSSSTVAAGGLDGLPREDISGKITQTLLKSLESSDWKVRMESVDAVNKILEEANKRIQATGTGELFGALRGRLVDSNKNIVMATLTTIGNVASAMGQAVEKASKGILSDILKCLGDNKKHMRECVLNALDSWLAAVHLDKMVPYIAIALVDSKIGADGRKDLFDWVSKQLSGLSNFAEAAQLLKPASSAMTDKSSDVRKAAEACINEILRVSGHEMIEKILKDIHGPALTLVLEKLKPYGAFQGMFSFFFVNHGEVLIFILLTQFLFLESFAVAKSVSVGAPAKLKGGKSTANGVSKHGNRAASSRAVATKGTKSEPISVQDIAVQSQALLNIKDSNKEDRERMVVRRLKFEDPRPEQIQDLENDMMKYFREDLHRRLLSADFKKQVDGLQMLQKALPSIAKEVIEVLDILLRWFVLQFCKSNTTCLLKVLEFLPELLDTLKEEGYTLTESEVAMFLPCLVEKLGHNIEKVREKMRELTKQFVAIYSASKCLPYISEGLRSKNNRTRIECVDLVGFIIDHHVAEVGGQLKLLQQVASLTAERDGETRKAALNTLATCYKILGNDIWEFVGTLSNTQHSMLEDRFKWKVREMEKKKEGKPGEARAILRRAVRENGSDVAEQSGEMSRSLAGPILRKNYGQPDSNIERQLISRSSAVANGPPDWNEALDIISFGSPEQSVDGMKVICHELSQVSNDPDGIVMDELVKDADRLVSCLANKVARTFDFNLTGASSRSCKYVLNTLMQTFQNKRLAHAVNESTLDSLITELLLWLLDDRVPHMEDGSQLLKALNVLMLKILDNADRTSSFVVLINLLRPLDPSRWPSPASNEPLASRNQKFSDLVVKCLIKLTKVLQSTIYDVDLDRILQSIHLYLQDLGMEEIRRRAGADDKPLRMVKTVLHELVKLRGAAIKGHLSMVPIDAKPQPIILAYIELNLETLAAARMLTASGPGGQNHWGDSATNNSASGTHSADAQLKQELAAIFKKIGEKQTCTIGLYELYRITQLYPKVDIFAQLQNASEAFRTYIRDGLAQMEKNAAAGRTPSSLPMPTPPPASLNISSPDFAPLSPVNANPLGDAKLNMKPDPTNFNLPPSYSEENRPVNAITSRALNSDYTLGDQRNDRFMTGVTSGTLDAIRERMKSMQLAAAAGSTESVGRHLTSANDNLNHGVPPSQIPHTAEHAGTENTLHGGVLPMDEKALSGLQARMERLKSGSLEPL; the protein is encoded by the exons ATGTCGGAGGAAGAGAAGTTGTTGAAGGAGGCGAAGAAATTGCCGTGGGAGGATCGCCTCTTCCACAAGAATTGGAAGGTGCGCAACGAGGCGAACATCGATTTGGCGTCGCTCTGCGACTCCATCACCGATCCTAAAGACTCTCGCATCCGCGAATTCg GACATTTTTTCAAGAAGACAGTGGCGGATTCAAATGCGCCGGTACAGGAGAAGGCGCTGGATGCGTTGATTGCGTACTTGAGAGCTGCGGATGCCGACGCCGGCAG GTACGGGAAGGAGGTCTGCGATGCGGTTGTGGCTAAATGTCTGACGGGGAGGCCAAAGACGGTGGAGAAGGCTCAGGCAGTGTTTATGTTATGGGTGGAATTGGAGGCCGTGGATGCGTTTCTG GATGCGATGGAGAAAGCAATCAAAAACAAAGTTGCTAAAGCAGTGGTACCTGCAATAGATGTTATGTTTCAAGCTTTAAG TGAATTTGGAGCAAAAATTGTGCCtccaaaaagaattttgaagATGCTTCCAGAACTCTTTGATCATCAAGATCAAAATGTTCGTGCATCCTCTAAAGGGTTGACCCTCGAGCTTTGCCGTTGGATTGGTAAAGATAGTGTAAAGTCAATTTTGTTTGAGAAAATGAGGGACACAATG AAAAAAGAGCTAGAAGCAGAACTTGTAAATGTTACCGGAACAGCAAAGCCAACCCGTAAAATAAG ATCTGAGCAAGACAAGGAACCCGAACAAGAAGCTGTGTCCGAGGTTGTCGGTCCTGGCCCCACTGAAGATTCTGGGAATGATG CTCCTCAAGAAATTGATGAATATGAACTTGTTGATCCGGTTGATATATTGACTCCTTTGGAGAAGTCAGGATTTTGGGATGGAGTG AAAGCCACCAAATGGTCTGAAAGGAAGGAAGCTGTTGCTGAGCTAACAAAGCTTGCATCAACTAAAAGAATTTCTCCTGGTGATTTCTCTGAAGTTTGTCGGACCTTAAAGAAG CTTATTACAGATGTGAATATCGCCGTTGCAGTTGAAGCTGTTCAGGCTATTGGCAATCTTGCTCGTGGATTAAGAACTCATTTTTCTGCCAGTTCTCGCTTTTTATTGCCTGTTTTGCTT GaaaagttgaaggaaaaaaaaccTGCTTTGGCTGAGGCTTTGATACAGACTCTTCAAGCGATGCAGAAAGCTGGATGCATCAGCCTCATAGATATCATTGAAG ATGTTAAGACAGCCACAAAAAACAAAGTCCCTCTTGTGCGATCCTTATCCTTGACGTGGGTGACATTTTGTATTGAGACAAGTAACAAGGGTGTTATTACAAAGGTGCACAAGGATTATGTTCCAATCTGTATGGAG TGCCTAAATGATGGCACTCCTGAAGTCAGGGATGCTGCCTTTTCAGCATTGGCTGCAATAGCTAAG TCTGTTGGCATGAGACCTTTGGAGAGGTCGTTGGAGAAACTTGATGATGTTAGAAGAAAGAAGCTTTCGGAAATGATTTCAGGTTCTGAGGATGCTGTGCCTGGTGGTTCTTCTGCAg CTTCTGTGCATAATACCCGAGCAAGTGCATCTTCTGCGGAG ACCTCTGAAAGTGCATTTGTCAAAAGGTCAGCAGCCAGCATGCTTAGTGGAAAGAGGCCTGTTCAGTCAGCT GCTGTCCCTAAGAAAGGAGCGGCTGTAAAGTCTGGCACAAACAAAAAAACTGATGGAGTTGCACAGGTGAAGGCTTCAAAATCAATTGAACAACCTGAGGATGTTGAG CCTACTGAGATGAGTCTTGAGGAGATTGAAAGTCGAATAGGTTCTCTTATACAGTCAGATACTATTGCTCTATTGAAAAGTGCTGTTTGGAAAGAGCGTCTAGAAG CCATTTCTTCACTGAAACAGCAGGTAGAAGGCTTACAGGACCTCAACCAATCAGtagaaattttgattcatttaCTCTGCACTTTACCTGGATGGGGCGAGAAAAATGTTCAG GTTCAGCAGCAGGTTATTGAAGTGGTCAATCATATAGGTTCAACTGCAGCTAAATTTCCAAAGAAATGTGCAGTACTTTGTCTTTCAG gacTAAGTGAACGTGTGGCAGATATTAAGACACGTGCACATGCTATGAAATGCCTGAGTACTTTGTGTGAAGCTGTTGGTCCAGgattcatttttgaaaga CTTTACAAGATCATGAAGGAACATAAGAATCCTAAGGTTCTCAGTGAGGGAATTTTGTGGATGGTTTCTGCTGTCGAGGATTTTGGTGTCTCTCATATTAAGCTTAAG gatttaattgattttcttaAAGACACTGGGCTGCAGTCAAGTAATGCTGCTACTAGAAATGCATCAATTAAGCTCTTGGGTGTTCTGCATAGATTTGTTGGTCCAG ACATTAAAGGGTTTCTTACTGATGTAAAGCCTGCACTGCTTAGTGCACTTGATACGGAATATGAGAAGAATCCTTTTGAG GGAGCATCTGTAGTTGCCAAGAGAACTGTCAGGACTTCGGATTCCTCTTCAACTGTTGCTGCTGGTGGACTTGATGGCTTGCCTCGTGAAGACATCAGTGGAAAGATCACTCAAACTCTTCTGAAGAGCTTGGAAAGCTCTGATTGGAAG GTTCGTATGGAGTCTGTTGATGCTGTAAACAAAATATTGGAAGAGGCTAATAAGCGCATTCAAGCTACTGGAACTG GTGAATTGTTTGGAGCTCTTAGGGGACGACTCGTTGATAGCAACAAAAACATCGTCATGGCTACTTTGACAACAATTGGCAATGTTGCATCTGCAATGGGGCAAGCTGTAGAGAAGGCAAGCAAG GGTATTCTGTCTGATATATTGAAATGTCTTGGTGACAACAAGAAGCACATGAGAGAATGTGTACTGAATGCTTTAGATTCTTGGCTGGCTGCTGTTCATCTTGATAAAATG GTTCCTTATATTGCAATTGCTTTGGTGGACTCTAAAATTGGTGCGGATGGGCGTAAGGATCTGTTTGATTGGGTATCTAAGCAACTTTCTGGGTTAAGTAATTTTGCTGAAGCTGCACAACTGCTGAAGCCTGCCTCTTCCGCAATGACA GATAAATCTTCTGATGTTCGCAAGGCAGCAGAAGCTTGCATTAATGAGATACTGAGAGTTAGTGGACATGAAATg aTTGAAAAGATACTTAAAGACATTCATGGACCAGCACTCACTCTGGTTCTTGAGAAGTTGAAACCATATGGAGCTTTTCAAGGTATGTTCTCATTCTTCTTTGTTAATCATGGtgaagttcttatttttatcttacttacacagtttttgtttttagagtCATTTGCGGTGGCCAAATCGGTTTCAGTGGGTGCACCAGCAAAATTGAAGGGGGGGAAATCAACTGCTAATGGTGTTTCAAAACATGGAAATAGAGCTGCATCTTCG AGAGCTGTGGCAACAAAAGGCACTAAATCTGAACCAATATCTGTTCAAGATATAGCGGTACAGTCTCAAGCTTTGTTAAATATCAAGGATTCAAATAAG GAAGATAGGGAGAGAATGGTGGTTCGAAGGTTAAAGTTTGAGGACCCTCGTCCTGAGCAAATTCAAGATCTCGAG AATGATATGATGAAGTATTTCCGAGAGGATTTACATAGGAGACTCTTAAGTGCAGATTTTAAGAAGCAAGTTGATGGACTTCAAATGCTGCAGAAG GCCCTTCCTTCCATTGCTAAGGAAGTAATAGAAGTTTTGGACATTCTTCTGAGGTGGTTTGTGTTACAGTTCTGCAAATCAAACACAACATGTCTATTGAAG GTGCTGGAATTTCTTCCAGAGCTGCTTGACACCTTGAAGGAGGAGGGTTACACTCTGACAGAATCTGAAGTGGCCATGTTTCTTCCATGCCTTGTAGAGAAG TTAGGGCATAACATTGAGAAAGTACGAGAAAAAATGCGCGAGCTGACCAAACAATTTGTTGCCATATATTCAGCTTCTAAATGTTTACCCTATATATCAGAGGGTTTGCGCTCCAAGAATAACCGAACTCGAATTGAATGTGTTGATCTGGTTGGATTTATTATTGATCATCATGTTGCTGAG GTTGGTGGGCAGCTAAAATTATTGCAACAGGTTGCTAGTTTGACAGCAGAACGGGATGGTGAAACTAGGAAAGCAGCATTAAATACACTAGCTACTTGTTATAAGATTCTTG GTAATGACATCTGGGAATTTGTTGGGACTCTTTCAAACACTCAACACAGCATGTTAGAGGATAGATTCAAGTGGAAG GTACGGGAGATGGAAAAGAAGAAGGAAGGGAAGCCTGGGGAAGCAAGGGCCATTTTAAGACGTGCAGTAAGGGAAAATGG GTCTGATGTTGCAGAGCAAAGTGGAGAGATGTCTAGATCTCTTGCTGGTCCTATATTGAG AAAAAATTATGGTCAACCTGATAGTAACATAGAGAGACAGTTGATTTCCCGTTCTTCTGCTGTTGCTAATGGGCCCCCAGATTGGAACGAAGCACTTGATATAATTTCTTTTGGTTCTCCTGAACAG TCTGTTGATGGAATGAAAGTTATTTGTCATGAGTTAAGTCAGGTCTCTAATGACCCAGACGGCATTGTTATGGATGAACTTGTGAAAGACGCAGATAGATTAGTTTCATGCCTTGCAAATAAG GTTGCAAGAACCTTTGACTTCAATTTGACTGGGGCCTCGTCACGATCTTGTAAATATGTGCTTAACACTCTCATGCAG ACTTTTCAGAATAAAAGATTAGCACATGCTGTAAATGAGAGCACTCTTGACAGTCTCATTACTGAGCTGCTTCTGTGGCTCTTGGATGACAGGGTTCCTCATATGGAAGATGGAAGTCAATTGTTGAAAGCATTGAATGTGTTGATGCTTAAGATTCTG GATAATGCAGACCGCACTTCTTCCTTTGTTGTCTTAATCAATCTTTTGCGACCGTTAGATCCATCCAGGTGGCCTTCACCAGCATCAAATGAGCCACTTGCTTCTAGAAATCAGAAGTTTTCTGATCTAGTTGTAAAATGCCTTATCAAGCTTACAAAG GTTCTTCAGAGTACTATATATGATGTTGATCTCGATCGCATTCTTCAAAGTATCCATTTGTACCTGCAAGACTTGGGAATGGAAGAAATTAGAAGAAG GGCTGGTGCTGATGACAAACCCTTACGAATGGTAAAAACTGTTTTACATGAACTTGTCAAGCTTCGTGGTGCAGCGATAAAGGGTCATCTCTCAATGGTTCCTATTGATGCAAAACCTCAACCCATCATCCTTGCATACATTGAACTTAATCTTGAG ACTTTGGCAGCGGCGAGAATGTTGACTGCATCTGGACCTGGGGGACAAAACCATTGGGGAGATTCAGCAACCAATAATTCAGCCTCTGGGACCCATTCTGCTGATGCCCAGTTAAAG CAAGAGTTGGCTGCTATATTTAAGAAGATTGGAGAGAAGCAAACTTGCACGATTGGTCTATATGAGCTATATCGGATTACCCAATTGTACCCTAAG GTTGACATATTTGCTCAGCTTCAAAATGCTAGTGAGGCCTTTCGAACTTACATTAGAGATGGTCTTGCTCAG ATGGAAAAGAATGCTGCAGCTGGAAGAACTCCCTCGAGTTTACCTATGCCTACTCCTCCACCAGCATCTTTAAACATATCTTCCCCTGATTTTGCACCTCTCTCACCTGTAAATGCAAATCCATTGGGTGATgctaaattaaatatgaaaccTGAcccaacaaattttaatttacccCCATCATACAGTGAGGAGAATAGGCCTGTGAATGCCATTACGTCTAGAGCATTAAATTCTGACTATACATTAGGTGACCAAAGAAATGATAGATTTATGACAggag TAACCAGTGGTACGTTGGATGCAATCAGAGAGAGGATGAAGAGTATGCAATTAGCAGCTGCTGCTGGGAGTACAGAATCTGTCGGTAGACACTTAACAAGTGCAAATGACAACTTGAATCATGGAGTTCCTCCTAGTCAGATTCCTCATACAGCAGAGCATGCCGGAACCGAGAATACTTTGCATGGTGGGGTACTTCCTATGGATGAGAAAGCACTGTCTGGCCTTCAAGCGCGGATGGAAAGATTGAAAAGTGGTTCCCTTGAACCTCTTTGA